DNA sequence from the bacterium genome:
GTGAACCCCTTTATGGGAATTCCGAAGAAATCATGTAACTCTACACGGATACAACCTGTCGGTGATGTGGAATAGTCAAGATATAGGGAGTCCCCTTCGAACCGGAAGGGAAGAATGAGCAGCTCTCCATGGCTGTCCTCAGCGCGAATCGACACCCCGCTCTCACCTTGTTTTTCCCGTCTCACGTTTATCAGGTGGTCAATAAACTGGTCATTATCCAAAGGCGCCTGCTCAAGTCCGAGAGTGACACGATGTTTCTGGCTGATGATCGTTGGCCCCCTGTCGACATATCCCGGTCTGTGATTGCGTAATATATCCTCCTCCGTGAAAGACTGGAGCAGGATTTCACTCTCCCCGAGGCGATTGCGGTCATAAATCATAAGGAGCCTGCCTTCCGGCGTTTCCACGGCGTCGGGATAACTGACATTGGTTCGTTCATCAAGGAGAAGCTGGTAAGGCCATGATAGACCCTCATCATCCGACAGCAGTGCCGTTAGATGACTTCGCTTGGTGAAATTAACGTGGTTGATCAATAGCAATCGACCCGAGCGCAATCGGCGGATATGGAAGCGGGAGCAGGGGCCCGGCAGAACCGCGTGAGGAGAGGCTAGCCAAGTCCGTCCACGGTCATGCGAGAAAGCCTCACCGATGCCGTCCTTGACGCGTACCAGCATCCACAATGTCCCATCATTCTTTTCGACAATGATATGTTCATCACAGTCACGATTCGGCACGTCGGCTGAACCCAAAAGCTCGAACGTTTTCCCCTGATCACGGCTGCACACGACATTCGAATACTCTTCCTCAGGTAAGGAGTGAAAATAGGGGCGGTTATGGGTCCAAATGGCGCAGGGGAAAAGCCATTCCCCGGTAGAAAGGACCGTTGGTCGGTTCTTCATCACGCCATTGGCAATGCGGCGGGGAGTTGACCATTCCGGGGACGGTGACCCGGAATTTTCGCATCGAATGAACCACACCCCTCCACGCCCATCAAATGTCTTGCCGTAATGGGCGCACTGCGCCCAAAACAACCACATTCTCCCTAGCGGATCATGCCAAAGCACAGAATCAAAAGCGCGAATGATGCCAGGCGGATCAATCACCAAGGTGGGTTCAGACCATGTGAGTCCGTCATCAGCGCTGGTTACAAGCACAGCATAATTGAACTCGTCTTCATTACATCCGCCGGAAAACCAGGTTGCCCAGAGGCGTCCATTCGCGGCACGCTCAATTCCGGGAACCCCCTGCCACTTTCGGTTTCTTTCAGCGTATTCAGGTCCTGGGCAGAACTTGATCGGCACCGGCTGCATCGCTAAATCTTCAACATTTCCCGCAGACACTCCCGCTTTAACAGGAAGATTTACTGTATTCATAAAGATCGGTTACCTCTCAATGGAAGGGCTATTGTTTGTTAGATTCCGCATGGCCTCAACCGCTTATGTGCGGCCAAAGCCTTGACAAGTTCCTGAACCGCAAGATTGATTTCGGAAAGTGACTTGCCAGGTTTATAAAGATCAGAGCCAATCCCTACCCCGTCAGCAACACGTAAATACTCTGATAAATTCGAGGCATTGACGCCTCCGACGGCCAAAATCGGGGCATTGATGACCGCTTTCAGGTCTTTAATATATCCCGAGCCTAATCTCCCGCAGGGAAAGCACTTAAGATAATCCGCACCAGCCTGAATGGCTGAAAAGCCCTCCGTAGGAGTCATAAATCCAGGGATCGAGACCAATCCAAGGGCTTTCGTTTTCCGGATAACTAGGGGATTCGAGTCCGGAGAGATCATATACCGAGCCCCAGCGGCGGCGGCATTGACCACATCGGCTTCCGATAAGACGGTGCCCGCTCCAATCAAAATACGGCCCCCTTGGTCATATTTTGCAGACAGCAGGCGGATGCTCTCTAGCGCCTCTGGAGAATTCAGAGGTACTTCGGCCAGAGTGAACCCGCCGTTTTCAAGGGCATCATGAAGCCCTTCAATTTCTGCAGGTTTTACCCCTCGCAAAATGGCAATGGCGGGGCATTCATCAATTTTCTTCTTAAAAACGTCATACGTATCCATAAATAGGTTGCCTGCTGAACTTTCTGGAAACAGTTCTTATCCTTAGTATTTATTGATTATAAGTCCCTGCTCGTTTATTTCCTTCACGGTCTCACCAAATACCTGCACAAAATCACCAATTTCAGGTGCCCTGATCTCGACAGGGAGGAGGTGCTGATTCTTAGAAAATGATTCGGCGCATTTTCCCGTGTCACAATCAAATCATGAGAACCGGGCCCCTATTTGGTTGTGATGAGGGAAATCTTCTGGTTCAGTGCATCCCTGCACTTCTGTGGTAGGCCGGAGACCGCCGCAGCTTCGTTATATTTGGCCAGGGCGTCAACGTCCTTGCCCTGCGCCCGGTAAACGTCGCCATAAGCTTCCAGAATACGCATCTTTCCCATACCGGTATCGTTCACCTTCGCCAAGGCGGCCAGAGCCTCAGCATAGTGGCCCTGCCGCAGAAGTATCCGGCACATGGCCATCCCCGAACTTGTATGATAGGGGCCGCCTTTCAAATTATCTTTGGCGAGGACTTTTTCATAAAATTCCAAGGCCTTCGCATCGTCCTTGAGTTTCTCGTAGACCTCCCCGAGGCATTGTGCGGCAACCATAGACAACGGGTTTGGACGCCCCACGGCTCTGCTCAAATCGTCCACCGCTGCCTGAAGGTTGCCCAAGTCACGGTACGCGCAGCCACGCTGATAGAATCCCTCGCCCGCCAGGGGATCCGGCCATTGACTGATATCTTCATCCTTCAGCATGCCAACCAATTCCTTCGGGTTTTGTCTCGCCAGCATCATTTGCATGCGGCAGTGCAGGGAAACGGGCTTAAGCTCAATCGTCTTTGCCAGAAGGATGGCCTCGTCATACTGCTTCTGCCAGTTGAGGCTGTAGGCCGCATAGCGTAGGCATTCGGCCGTCTTCTGGGGGGTGGGCGCTGTGTTGGTTAATTTCAGGAAGGCGTCCTGCGCATCATCGATTTCCCCGGTTTCGTACAGTCTCATCGCCAGCGCGAAATCCTGGGGGAAATTCATTAGCTGGAGCCCCACTTGGCGGTCTCTGCCCTGAAATATGATTTCCCCGAGCCCGTCGCGAGCCGTTACTTCTTTCGTGTCCACCTGGGCCGACCAGATGGAGCGCTCGACGGAGGTCGAGCCGTCATGATGCACGCGCCCAAAATTGCCCAGCCAGACTTTGCCCCGCTCGGGCGGCTCGACCCCCAGTGTCCTGAAGGGAATCCGCAGCAGCGCCAGCCAGCGATTGGTCGCTGAATCAAGGGCATTGGTGGACGTCCAGTCACCGCTCCAATCGGGGTCATCCTTCCCATAGCGTGGGTCTATGCCGTCTACGATGAATCCGTTGGCCGCATCGTATTTCGACTCGGGTAGTGGCCCCACGGTGAAATGATAGAATTTCTCGCGAGTACCCAGCGGGGCGATCACGAGATCCAGCAATTCCTGTTTATCCACCTTGCGGTCCGGCAGTTCGCATTCAAAGCGCAAATAGAGACTGTCTGAGTCAAAAAGCGCCCGCAGGACGGTCTTGCGCGTCAAGGGCTCTTTCGTACCCGGCATGCGGCGCAGATCCTGGGCGGTTGACTTTGCCCATACCGCCGAATTCAGTAAGATCGGCCCGACGGCGCTTTTCACGACCATGCTTTTCGTGCCAGGCAAAGCAGCGTTCCGCATCTCCCGTGTATCCCAGTTCAAAGGCGTGTCTTTGTATTTGGACAGGTACATATCACGCTTGAGTGTGACATGATCGAGTGAAAGACCGCCAAATGGCCGCATCTCCGGCCAGCCGGTAATCGGTTTTGTTTCGGCGGGATTATTGGTGCTGTAGTACGAGGCGATCAGGGCATTCCTCGAGTCTATCGCATCGAGCAACACGTCACGCAGGGCGCGGGTGGGCTGCATCCGGTAGGCGTCAGACAGATGCACGACCGTCGCAAGGCTCTTGAGGTAATCGAATTCCAGGCGCACGAGCGCCAGTCGGCATTTGACCTTCCTGGTATCCGCCAGTCGCTCAGCTTGCACCAGCTCCGCTTCCAGTGTCGCCAGCAGGTCCGGCGTGTAAAGAAAACTAATGATTTGGAAGGAATCCATCAAATACTTCCTGCTTTGACCCTTGATATCCTTATAGACCCAGGAAGGACACCCGATACCCAGAACGCTCGCGTAAGACTCGATGCCATGATAGAGGTCGGTATAGAATTGTTCCATGGGCTCGGCGGCCCCGCCGAACGCGGCCCCGCAGAATTCACTCATCAACTCCTTCGCGTTGTTCGTCGCCGGATCGTCGTATAGCCGTCCGAACACGTAGTAGACCGGTCCCTCCAGCCCGTACACCTCACTGACGCCGTCCCGGCAGGCGCCAATCACGTGCTGTTGGGAGAACATCCTGGCTTGCGTCTCTACAAAACGAGGGGTGCGGGTCGGCGTGACATACCCGTTGGCCAGGTGATACCCCCCCCAGTATTGCAAATCCACAAGGAACCCGCCGATTCCCTTGTATTCGTTCAGCCGGGCAAAAGATTCAGGGGTCGACATGCAGGTGGAAATCACCACGTTTGACGGAAACGATTTGAACGTCTTTGGCAAGGTTCCCGTGACGCTATAGGGCTCGAGCATGACTTGCCGGTCCGGGTACGAATGGTGTAGCCGTTCAGCCAGATCCCGATGGAATATCCAAAGCTTCTCGCCCCAGTCATTGCCGGTGCCATATAGATCCCTGCATTTTTCGCACTGACAAGGCCGGAATCCGTCTGTTTGCATAATAAAGAGCGACTGGTATCCTTTGCTGAAGGACTGAGCCGCCCACTGGTAGATTAGCTCCTGGACTTCAGGGTTGGAGATGCAATATTGCGCGGTCGACCAATCATTCGTGTTCCCGATCCGCTTGCCATTGATCAATGCGAAATATTCCGGATGCGTCGTGCAGTATTTGCTCAGCGGTATGGCCAGTTCATAGGTGTGGGCGAGCGGCATCCGGTCGCAGACGGGAAAGAGATTGTTCGCCACTTCATAGAATCCCTCCTTCGGCTCGCCCGTGTTGAATGCAAGAAAAGGTTCCTTCCTGACGTCCAGGTCTGCGGGAATCGCGATTCGCCAGGTCTTGAGGAACTCGAAACAGGGGGAGTCCAACAGATTGACGTCGGAAAGGGGGGCGGACCACGGCCTCGTTGCCGGATACAAGAAGCGCGTTCCGGCGTACTGTCTCAGGAAATCAGCCGCAGCCTTGGCGGTGCCCAGTATGGGCATCAGCCTCTGGCCGGGGGCGCCGGCGTCGTTGATGGTGGGCGCCTTATCACGCCCCGCCACGATGACGTCTCTCCCGACTGCTTTGCAGGCGTAAGCCCAGTCTTTGAATCGAGCGGCCTCGATGCCGTTGGTCCGGGCGAACGCAGTATTGCCGAGATAAATTCCCGGCCTGCCCGGATCGCGTCCTGACTCGGGAACCACGGGCAAATCGGCGCCATTCGCTTTAAAGGCCGTCTGGACCAACCGCGCCGTTTTCTCGAGGCAATTACTGATTACCGGGCTCAGCAAACTATCCGGAACCACAATCTGGTACTCGGTCTTCCCGCCCTCGGCCAGCACGAGATCTGCGGCGGAACCTGCTGAAACGCCCGTCACCCCCATCATTCCTGCCACCGCTAACAATCTGATGTTCATGGACACTCCTGACCCTTTCGTCATTTCCTTCACGCTGAGGTACACGCCTAGGGGCTTACCACCAGACGGTGGTATTACTTGACAATCAGCTCTCCGAATTTCCAAGGTTCGCAGAAACCCTTTGTTCCTGTCGGTGAAAAAGCAGCGTCCTCCACTTCCTTGCCACCCCTTATCCGCATGCGGCAGAGGTTGAAATGCCAGGGGGCCTTTGCTGTCGGTTTCTTTCCTTCCACCTTTTTCAGGGGATCGGCGCCGCCCGCGTCGTTATCACTGACAGGAATACGCACTTCCACGCTCCAGAACGTATCGCCGACATACGTGGCGACCTCGGCCTCGGAAGACCAGAGCGTGTCGAGTCTCTTGATCCGGTCAATGTCCACCAGCGCACCGGCAGGATTGATGGCGAGCTGATAATAGGAGTGCGACTGCGTTTCCAGCAGCAATTCGACGTCATCCCCGGTCATCAGGTTCAAATCATCCTTGGATTGTGTGGCGGCAATGTTCAGCCCTTTCATATCCGCTTCGTCACAGCGGATGCCGACAATCAACGCCATGTCGCTCCATACCATTTTGAACGTGGTTCTGGACGCGGCCGGCTGGCTTGAGACGATTTCCTTGAGTTCATATTCCGGCACATCCTTCCAGAACGGCTTGTCGAGTTTTCCGTCCAACTTGAAATCCAAATTCTGGCGCTCAACGGCTTCCGCCCGGGGGCCCTTCCGGCCCGCGGCCAGTTTATCGCGTAGCTTCTTCATCGGTTCAACGAACGCGACCATCAGGTCGATCCGCTTGCCGTACACCGTGTCTCCGGCCGCCTTGCGGGCGGCAGCGAGCAGTTCAAACGCCGTGTCAATGGGGGCTGCTTGCGACTGCATGAGCGGCCAGTTCGTTTCGGAGAACTCGATGAACGTCTTCATCTCCTTGGCGGCAGGGCCGTAGAACTTCTCGCAATACTCGTTCAGGAGTGCGTCAATATCCTGACCGGCATCCCAGTAATACCGCGCCGTTACGTAGATATTCAGGTGGTTGAATCCGGGCGCATGCATGTCCTTGCCGCCGGAGTCGAAGCCATAGGTCCCTTCCGTGTATTCGCCGTACGATTGCCCCTTCAGCGAGTGCAAGTCCTCCGCAATGATATGCGGCAGATATACCGGCATGCCGGCGGTAGGGATGGTCGGGCGGCTGGACAGCAGGAACTCGGAGGTGCAGAAATTGCCCGGCGCCACCTTGTCCAACCAGGCCTTGCGGTTATTTAACACATGGGCGCGGAAGTCCGGATCGGTGAATCCCTGTCGTCCATTGAAGAATCCTGCCACCACGTTGGGACTGAACTTGTCGATCTTCGTTGGAGGCAGCCAATAGAGGCCATAAGCCTCGCAGCGCACGGTCTTGTCCGGATTGGTCTTGTACAATTCCGTGGCCACCCGATTGACGAACTCCCATACGTAGTCGGACAATATTCCTTGGAATCCACGTTCTGGCGAGCCCTTGCCCTTGCACAAGTCGCATTGGCAGATGTTGCTCAGGGAGTCGCCCGGCATGATCGAGATTCCCGGCTCATCGGGGTATATCTTGAAATAGGCGCGGCAGAATCGCACGGTGTCGTCGATGAATTTTTCCGAGGAAAAGCAGGGAGTCCCCCAGCCAAACGGCTCCAGCATCTCCCGCTTGCCGTTAATCAGGGCAAACTCCTCGGGGTGGGACTTGTCTCGGATATGAACGTGCACAAGTCCATGAACAATATCGCCAATCCCCACGAGATCGGGCGCCTGTCCGAGCCCGATCCGCAGCCGCCAGAGCACGGCCTCTTTCGAGCCGGACGCGAAGGTAGGGGAGTAGAAGCCGCAGTTACGGTACGCAAAATCCGGACGAACGACCTTGTTCATTTGGTCGAACGCAATGGACTTGCTGGCAGGAACGATTTCACCGAGGTCGCCGGCCATGTACCAGCGCACCCCCTGCATACGTAAAAACTCATAGACGGCATTCAACGACCCCCGCTCATCAAAATCCCATATATCGAGGGCTTGATTGTAGGCGCTGCCGGGCCAGCCGATCGGGTTAGTCCACTTCCCCCCAGTCAGCGCGTCCCATTCCTCGTAATAGAATGGGCGTGAATTCTTATTGCGGATATAGGTCGGAGGCGCCTTGAAATCTTTGTCATACCCCAGAAGTGCCAGCCAGTTGTCCCCGGACACCATCTTGAAGGCACCGTATTTGAGCCCTTCATCGCTTAATTTCAATGCGTCGGTATAAGCGCTTCTTCCAACATAGATCTTGACGGGGATTCCGGTGCCCGGCGCATTGGTGATCGCCAGTCTGGCCCCGCTGATTTTCTCGATATACGTCTGCAGCTCCGTCGCGGCCAGTTTCACCGCGCGCGGCGGATGTTCGGAGACGACGATCTCCGCCTGAGTCTTCCCGTCCTTGACGATGAACGACTCGGCACAGACGGCCGTTGAGAGCATACTGCCGAAAATACCGAGGATAATAAACGCGGCGCAGCCCGATTTCCATCCCTGGGAGGGGCGCATGACAGGTCCCTTATTCATGGCGTTCCTTTTTTGAAGATCTCTATCGCTTGGTTATAGGTGGTGCTCCGTTGTTCGCCTGAACAATCCTTCGAACCACTCAGTCTTCACGGTATATAACCTTCCTCGATCCTCGTTGCCTTGACGTTCTCACCAATTACTAGCAGAATATCACTTGTTCCTCAACGCGAGTCGCCAGGGTCGTTGGAAAAAACCGAAGCGCTTCGGTTTTTTTGGGCTTGGAACCTACCCTCGATAACGCCTTGCGCCACATGCGGGCAGATCATGAGGCCGTAATGATCGAACAGGACGGCCGTGTCATTGCCGTACTTGTTCCGCCAGAGGAATATTTGCCGGTGCAGAATGCTGACATCCCGCCGGAATTCTGGCAGGGGTTGCGGGAAGCTCAAGCGGGAATCGGCGTTGACATAGAGACGGCCCTTACGCCTGCTATTCCCGCCGTCACCCAGTGGAGGATAGATTGTGTGTCTCTGGACATTCTGGAAGTTGGCGTAAACTGTCCCGTGAAATTCCGCGCGAAGCACCGGTGGCGTTCGCCGTCCCCGGCGAACGATTCGCCCATAGCGCTTCGCTTAATCGGCCGCCAGGGACGTCGGCCGCCACCGGTCGCCATCGAGAAAGACCCACGCTCGCACGTACACACGGGGTTTCTGTATCGCCTTATTCCCTATGCCGTCGTCGCCTGCTGATAAAGGTACTTCTGGAATCCAGCAAAGACGGCTTTGATGTTATCCGGATCGCCAAGGTCGTGAACGGCGTCGGCTATCGAATCGTGATACTTGAGTCGCAACAAGGGCGTCAGTTTATCCTGGTCCAGCTCCTCTACGCCTACTGATACGTAGTGGGATAGCACGAAATCGAGGAAGACCTGTTGTTTGGCGCTGAACTGGGTATTTATGTGACGGCCATCAATATAAAGCAGATGGAGCAGGGGACATTAGTCCCTATGTATCTCGCTAACGATCCGGTAGTCGAAGACGAGAACACGTTGATCTTGTCGCGATCTAAAAAACAGGCCCCTCGGATGATTAGAAAAAAACAAGGTCTTAGGTTGACGCATATGCGCTGAAGGGGGGACAAGGCTGAACGCTTGCCCCGCCTTCAGCGGGGTCGTGGAATCAATCTCCATATTCAATGCCTTGGAATAAAAATGTGCTCATTCCCTTAAAATGCGATTTATTAGCAGTTTAATTCTATTCTGGACAAACCAGACCTAGGTGAATACAGTCTCTCCAGTTTTTCTGAGTGCGGGAGTAATTCAGTGGTAGAATGTCAGCTTCCCAAGCTGAACGTCGTGGGTTCGATCCCCATCTCCCGCTCCACTTGAAAATCTGATTCTCGGACGTAAACAATACGGCTGTGCCAAGTTTGTCCGGAATAGAATTAACCGTTATTCAACGGTGACGCTTTTGGCCAGATTCCGGGGCTGATCAATGGGACAGTTGCGGATTCGGGCCATGTGGTAGGCAAATAACTGGAGTGCAACCACCGTGACAATCGGCGCGGTCAGATGCGAGCATTTCGGAATGTGAATCATGGCATCGACTGGAGCGGAGTCGGAACTACCCTCCGTGACAATCCCGATCACGGGGGCATGTCGCGCCCGGCACTCCTGAACATTGCTGATCATCTTTTCCCGGCCGGCAATATCATTCAGCAATGCCATAACGGGCACCGACTTGTCCAGCAGGGCGATGGGGCCATGCTTGAGTTCCGCCGCATGATAGCCCTCGGCATGGATATAGCTGATCTCCTTGAGCTTCAGGGCGCCTTCCATGGCGACAGGATAGAGGCAACCGCGGCCCAGGAAAAAGAAGTCTCTGGCTTGCGCATAGCGCTCGGCGACGGCAATTACTTCATTGTTCCGCGCCAGAACAGACTTGATCAATTCGGGAATCTGATGGATATCGGCACAGATTTCGAGCCCCTGCTGGCGTGACAACCGGCGGCAGCGCCCGATCTTAAGGGCCAGCATCAATAACACGCTCAACTGGCAGGTGAACGCCTTGGTGGAGGCCACGCTGATTTCGGGCCCCGCATGCAGGTAGACACCCCGTCCGGTTTCGCGGGCGATGGTGGACCCTACCACATTGCAGAGCCCCACGACCAGGGCTCCCTTTTGTTTCGCTTCGCGCACCGCGGCCAACGTATCGGCCGTCTCGCCGGATTGGCTGATGGCGATCACCAGGTCATGCGGACGGATGATGGGATTGCGGTAGCGGTATTCGGCCGCCTGTTCCACATCCGTGGGCAGGTCCGCCAATTCCTCAAAGTAATATTTGCCCACCATGCCGGCGTTCAGGGAGGTCCCGCACGCCACAATCACCACCCGCTCAATGCTGGAGAGTTCGCGCGGCGTCAGCGCCAGTCCGGACAAGATGGCGGTCGCCATTGTGTCATCCAGCCGGCCCCGGATGCTGTTGTTGATGGAGTCGGGTTGTTCATGGATTTCCTTGAGCATGAAATGCTCAAACCCGCCTTTTTCAGCGGTGCCGGCATCCCAGTCGATTTTGGCGATTTCGCGGGAGACCGGGACATTGTGGATGTTCCGGATTTCAACCCCCGACGCCCGGACAATGGCCACATCGTTGTCATCCAGATAGATGACTTGCCGCGTATAGGCGATGATGGCGGCTACATCGCTGGCCACAATGGTTTCTCCCTCGCCGACACCGATGACCAGGGGACTGCCCTTGCGGGCCACCACGATCTCACCGGGGGTATCGGCTGAAATCACGGCAATGCCGTAGGTCCCCTCGACATGTTTCAGGGCGGCGCACACGGCGTCAAATAAATTGCCCCGGTATAACTCGCCAATCAGATGGCTCAGCACTTCGCTGTCGGTTTCCGACTTGAAGGTATGCCCCTTGGCGGTCAACTGATTGCGCAGGGCCAGATAATTTTCGATGATCCCGTTATGGACCAGTGCCAGCCGGCCGGTTTGATCGGTATGGGGATGCGCGTTCTCCGCTGTCGGGCTGCCGTGGGTGGCCCAACGGGTGTGTGAAATGCCCGTGTGGGCGGTCTTGAGAAAGGCATCGGTCCACTGTGTATGTACGGCGTTCTCCAGATTCTGGACTTTGCCTTTATCTTTCCGGAGGTGAATGGCATTTTCCGCGATCAGCGCCACGCCGGCAGAATCATAGCCACGATATTCAAGCCGCTTCAAGCCATTGATCAGGACATCAATCGCACCTTTATTTCCCACATAACCGACAATACCGCACATGTTTACCTCGCAATTGCTTAATTTAAAACGTCTTTACTGATGACCGCCCCCGGGAGGGTGGACATATCCGGCCACAATTTGCGGCCGGGGTAAATGCTGGTGTGAATCCCCGTATGAACGCGATCCCCCATGACGCAACCGAATTTGCGTCGTTTGGTATCCACAATACGTCCCTCAATCATGGATTTATGAGTGAGGCCGTCGTGCCGGAAGTTTGAGGTGATGGTCCCTGCACCGAAATTCACGGCTTCGCCGATAATGGAATCCCCGCAGTAACTCAAATGGCCGATGCTGGTGCGGTTCATGATGATGGAGTTTTTGATTTCCACCGCCTGTCCGATATGACAGCCATCCCCGATGCTGGTGTTGCCGCGGAGATAGCAGTTCGGCCCGATCTTGCAGTTTTTTCCAATGACGACCGTGCCGTCGATATACACGCCCGGCAGCAGTTGGGTCCCTTCACCCAGGAGCAGGGTGCCGTCATTATGAACGCCAGGTGACACCCGGGCGCCATTGTTCAGGGTGAGGGCGGCCATAATGGGGCCCTGAGGCACCGCTTCGCCCTTGAGGCGGTAATCGACCAGGGTCTGCAGAACGATTTCATTGATCCGCAAAAGGTCCCACGGATACGCGACCAGAAAGGTGTTCGGGTCGATCGGCAGGGAGGGTGCCTTCAGGACGGCGTTGGCCGACTCGCTGGTCCAGGCGAGAATGATGCCGCGGGCATTGCGGACGGCCACCGTGCCCTCGGCCTGCAGCAGGGCGGCGAGGACAGGTTTTGAAAACCAGGTATCGCCCCGTATGAAAAGAGTGCGGTCATCAGCCCCGCTGGAGGTGTTGTAACCGGCATCCTTGAGAAGCTCCTGTTGCAACTCCCCCAGAAGTCGGTTCCCGACGCGGCAGGCGGCGAGGGGCCGGGTTGAGGTCAGCGGGAAACAGGTTTCAGGGCTGTCGGCGTCCAGGATCACAGCTTTCATAACGTCAATTCCTTCCGTACCACGGCACTCAACGATTCCATCCAACGCGTCACCTGCTCGGCTTCGCGTGCTTCAATCAGAATCCGGAGCTTGGGTTCCGTGCCGGAGTATCGCACGATCAGGCGTCCGCCATCTCCTAGATCGCAGCGGCAGGCCTCCATCGCTTCGACCAGATTGGGAATCGACTCAATCGGTTTGCGTTGCTTGACCTTGATGCTCACCAGTTGCTGGGGGTATTCCTTCATGCATTCGGCCAGTTGCGCGAGGGTGGCCCCCTGGCGTCGCATGAGCCGCAGAACCTGAAGGGCGGTGATGATGCCGTCGCCGGTGGTGGCATAGTCCATCAGGATCACATGCCCGCTTTTCTCGCCCCCGACATTCGCCCCGGTCTTGCGCATGCGGTCGATCACCAGACGGTCTCCCACATCGGTGATATCCAGCTGAATGCCGGCGTTTTTCATGGCTTCATGCAGACCCATGTTGCTCATGGTGGTGGTCACCAGCGTATTGTTGCTCAGCAGGCCGCGGGCCTTGAAATCCAGGGCGCACATGGCCAGGATCCGGTCGCCATCCACGACATTGCCATGGGCATCACAGAAGATCACGCGGTCCGCATCGCCATCAAACGCAATCCCGATATCGGAATGGGTGTTAAGCACCGTCTGGGCCACGACCTCGGGGTGCAAGGCCCCGCAGAGATTGTTGATGTTGTAGCCATCCGGTTCAACGAATGTTTTGGTGACCTTCGCCCCGAGTTCCTTCAGGATCAGTGGAGCGATATAATAGGCGGCCCCATTAGCGCAATCCACCACCACCTTGAGATCATCAAAGTTCTCGTTTTTAATGGTGCTTTTGGCAAATTCAATATAACGCCCCCGGGCGTCGTCGATACGGTAGGCCTTGCCCATCTGGTCACTGCGGATATGCTCGCAGCTTAACTCACCGGAAGCGATGTGGTTGGTAATGTCGGCTTCCATGGTGTCGGAGATTTTAAAGCCATCATTGCCGAAAATCTTGATCCCGTTGTCGTCAAAGGGGTTGTGGGAGGCCGTCAGCATGAGACCGACATCCGCGGCCATCGAGCGGGTCAGATGGGCCACGGCGGGGGTGGGCACCGGGCCCACGAGCATGACATCCACGCCCATGGCCACCAGGCCGCTTGTCAGGGCGGTTTCCAGCATATACCCGGAGAGCCGGGTATCCTTGCCAATGACGGCCTTGCAGGAACCATGCCCGGAGGCCCCCAGCGTATGGCCCAGCGCTTTGCCGATCTGCATGGCCACTTCCGGCGTCACCGGGTAGTGATTGGCCTGCCCCCTGATGCCATCGGTTCCAAATAAACGTTCCATGGTAAGCCCTTTTTTTACTGAATTGATGCCCAAAATACACCGGATGCCGGTTTCATGCAAGCCAACTCCCCGGCGCCGACTTC
Encoded proteins:
- a CDS encoding sialidase family protein encodes the protein MNTVNLPVKAGVSAGNVEDLAMQPVPIKFCPGPEYAERNRKWQGVPGIERAANGRLWATWFSGGCNEDEFNYAVLVTSADDGLTWSEPTLVIDPPGIIRAFDSVLWHDPLGRMWLFWAQCAHYGKTFDGRGGVWFIRCENSGSPSPEWSTPRRIANGVMKNRPTVLSTGEWLFPCAIWTHNRPYFHSLPEEEYSNVVCSRDQGKTFELLGSADVPNRDCDEHIIVEKNDGTLWMLVRVKDGIGEAFSHDRGRTWLASPHAVLPGPCSRFHIRRLRSGRLLLINHVNFTKRSHLTALLSDDEGLSWPYQLLLDERTNVSYPDAVETPEGRLLMIYDRNRLGESEILLQSFTEEDILRNHRPGYVDRGPTIISQKHRVTLGLEQAPLDNDQFIDHLINVRREKQGESGVSIRAEDSHGELLILPFRFEGDSLYLDYSTSPTGCIRVELHDFFGIPIKGFTLDDCIELKGDRGERMVKWKHGSNVGAFAGKLIRMNFAMSHATLYSFRFGRS
- a CDS encoding 2-dehydro-3-deoxy-6-phosphogalactonate aldolase, giving the protein MDTYDVFKKKIDECPAIAILRGVKPAEIEGLHDALENGGFTLAEVPLNSPEALESIRLLSAKYDQGGRILIGAGTVLSEADVVNAAAAGARYMISPDSNPLVIRKTKALGLVSIPGFMTPTEGFSAIQAGADYLKCFPCGRLGSGYIKDLKAVINAPILAVGGVNASNLSEYLRVADGVGIGSDLYKPGKSLSEINLAVQELVKALAAHKRLRPCGI
- a CDS encoding DUF4838 domain-containing protein is translated as MNIRLLAVAGMMGVTGVSAGSAADLVLAEGGKTEYQIVVPDSLLSPVISNCLEKTARLVQTAFKANGADLPVVPESGRDPGRPGIYLGNTAFARTNGIEAARFKDWAYACKAVGRDVIVAGRDKAPTINDAGAPGQRLMPILGTAKAAADFLRQYAGTRFLYPATRPWSAPLSDVNLLDSPCFEFLKTWRIAIPADLDVRKEPFLAFNTGEPKEGFYEVANNLFPVCDRMPLAHTYELAIPLSKYCTTHPEYFALINGKRIGNTNDWSTAQYCISNPEVQELIYQWAAQSFSKGYQSLFIMQTDGFRPCQCEKCRDLYGTGNDWGEKLWIFHRDLAERLHHSYPDRQVMLEPYSVTGTLPKTFKSFPSNVVISTCMSTPESFARLNEYKGIGGFLVDLQYWGGYHLANGYVTPTRTPRFVETQARMFSQQHVIGACRDGVSEVYGLEGPVYYVFGRLYDDPATNNAKELMSEFCGAAFGGAAEPMEQFYTDLYHGIESYASVLGIGCPSWVYKDIKGQSRKYLMDSFQIISFLYTPDLLATLEAELVQAERLADTRKVKCRLALVRLEFDYLKSLATVVHLSDAYRMQPTRALRDVLLDAIDSRNALIASYYSTNNPAETKPITGWPEMRPFGGLSLDHVTLKRDMYLSKYKDTPLNWDTREMRNAALPGTKSMVVKSAVGPILLNSAVWAKSTAQDLRRMPGTKEPLTRKTVLRALFDSDSLYLRFECELPDRKVDKQELLDLVIAPLGTREKFYHFTVGPLPESKYDAANGFIVDGIDPRYGKDDPDWSGDWTSTNALDSATNRWLALLRIPFRTLGVEPPERGKVWLGNFGRVHHDGSTSVERSIWSAQVDTKEVTARDGLGEIIFQGRDRQVGLQLMNFPQDFALAMRLYETGEIDDAQDAFLKLTNTAPTPQKTAECLRYAAYSLNWQKQYDEAILLAKTIELKPVSLHCRMQMMLARQNPKELVGMLKDEDISQWPDPLAGEGFYQRGCAYRDLGNLQAAVDDLSRAVGRPNPLSMVAAQCLGEVYEKLKDDAKALEFYEKVLAKDNLKGGPYHTSSGMAMCRILLRQGHYAEALAALAKVNDTGMGKMRILEAYGDVYRAQGKDVDALAKYNEAAAVSGLPQKCRDALNQKISLITTK